Below is a genomic region from Oceanibaculum nanhaiense.
CAAGGAGCAACACAGAGATGGCGAGAAAAGCTCCCAACGACAACATGGGCAAGGGCAGTTCCATAAAGGTCATTCCCGCTCCAGTGCAGGAAACGCCCGCCTGGCAAGGCTCTATACTGGTCGGCGGCCAACCGACATAAAGCAGGCTGTGCCAGAGCGCCACGCCGCCGCCTGCGAGCGCAAGCGGCAAGGCATAACAACCAACACCAGCGTCATTCCGCAGGCAGGCGACACCCAAAATCAATGCTAAGGGAAACATAGCGATCCGCTGGTACCAGCAAAGCTGGCAAGGGGTCAGACCGAAAATCTCGCCGATGTAAACGGCGCCCAGTGTTGCCGCCAGCGCGATTAGCCATGCGCCGAACAGACACGACCAACCGATACTGCCTATTGGTCTGTCTTTGGGCGTCGTCATTGTCCCTCAGTCCTTTCGGAACGCAATGCCTGGGCAAACATCATCAATGCGCCCGCAACGATGAAGACGTCAGCACCGTTGAACGTCGGCCAATGCCAATCGCCCCAATGGAAATCAATGAAGTCAGTCACCGCGCCCTGGCGCCATCGGTCAATGACGTTGCCGAGGGAACCACCGACAATCAGCGCCAGCGCCGAGCGCTCACCTGCCGTGTGGGTTTTCAGCGCCCAAATGAGGATGCTTAGGGTGATGCCGAGCGTCAAAAGAACGAGAAGCAATGGGCGCCCCTCGAAGATGCCGCCGAACATGCCGAAGCTGACCCCTGTATTGAAGCCGACGACAATATTAAGGAAATTGGTGATCTCAATAACGCGCGCTTGTCCAGCGAGCTTGGTCAACACCAGCCATTTCGTTGCCTGGTCGACCAACAGCGCAAAGGCCGCGATGGTCGCGACGATGCTTACCCGCTTGAGCATTCTTCCCCTCCGGTTCTGGTTGCGGGCTGTCTTGAGGTAATCCGAGGAGGAGGTTAGTATCTCTAGTCACTAGAGTTACAAGAGGGTGTTTACATGTATTCCATCGGCCAGGTCGCCTTGGAGACTGGGGTGAAAGTTCCAACCATCCGCTATTACGAGCAGATCGGCTTGCTTCCCGAACCGCATAGAAGCGCTGGCCGACAGCGGCTTTACCCGCTCCGAACCGTTGAACGCCTGGCTTTTATACGACATGCCCGGCAATTAGGTTTCTCCTTGCCCGCGATCCGTGACCTGCTGAGCCTGTCGGATCAACCTGATCGTCCCTGCGAAGCAGCTGACGCTATCGCCGTCGAACAACTCGACCAAGTCGAACAGCGTCTAAGACAGCTTCAAGCACTGAAACAGGAACTATCCCGTATGATCGCCCAATGCCGAGGCGGCAGTATTTCCGAGTGTCGGATCATTGAGGTGTTAAGCGATCACTCACAGTGCGCGGCGGAAAGTCATGCAGCCCCAGGCGACCGATTTTGAAACGTTGAGCGGTAAGGTTCAGACGATCCAGAAGTTAGAGTAACGGCGCTGACCTTCTCCCCGTTATGTCCGCGTTTATAAGTTAGCTCCGTTCATGTTGTGATCCTCTCGGGACCGGGTTGCAAATTCGTGGGGTGTGAGCCCTTGGAGGCTCGTATGGGGTCGGTTGAGGTTATAGTCGACCCGCCTGTCTTCGATGATCGCGCGTGCGTGCCGATAGCTGACGAACAGATGCTCGTTGAGGCACTCGTCGCGCAGCCGGCCATTGGAGCTTTCGACGGAGCCGTTCTGCTTTGGCTTACTCGGTGCAATATAGTCCATGCGACGGTGCGATCCTGCTGCCATCGGAGCATGGCGTTGGCGGTCAGCTCATTGCCATTATCGCTAACGATCATGCAGGGATATTCCCGTGTCCGCGCGAATTCGTCCGAGAGCCAGCATGAGTCCTTAGTGTATTGTCTCCATCGGCTTACAGGGAGGAACATTAGCGCTTCAAAGCTTGTGGGGGGCAAAGCCTTCGGAGCCGCCTACCGGGACGTGGAACGCGGGCGGTTGTGGGTTCCGGCACAAGCCCTTGGAGTCACCCGACCGTCGCCAGTATCGGAAAAGCATCCAGCAGCCAGTAGGACAGCGCCGAAAGCTGCCCAGTAACCATGGCGACGCCCATTGCCACCATGAGCAGCCCGGCGATCTGATGCAGCCGGCGTCCAATGCGTCCGATCGCCCGCAGGCGCCAGATCAGACGGTCGGTGAAGGCGGCAGCGAGCACGAACGGCACACCAAGCCCGGCCGAGTAAATGGCAAGCAGCACAACCCCCTCACCAACCGTTGCCGTGGCCGCGCTCGCCGTGAGAATGGCGCCAAGGATTGGCCCGATACAGGGCGTCCAGCCGAAGCCAAAGGCGAGCCCTATGACATAGGCTGATAGCGGCTGGCCTGCGGTGATGGACAAATGAAAGCGGGCCTCGCGCTGCATCATGGCGATCCGTACCATACCGATCATGAACAGGCCGAACAGGATGATGATACCACCACCGACGAGGTTCAGTTCGTAGCGATAGCTCAGAAGCATCTGACCGAGCGCCGTCGCGCTTGCTCCCAGGATCATAAAGATGGTCGAGAAACCCAGCACAAAATACAGGCTCATGACGATGGCTTGGCGGCGGCCGTTGGCATCGCGGTCGTTTCCGCTGGCTGTTTGTCCTGCGACGTAAGAGACATAACCCGGCACCAGCGGGAGGACACAGGGGGAAACGAAAGAGATTGTGCCGGCTACGAAAGCGGCGGCAATACCGATGCCCGACAGCTCAAACATTGGTACTAGCCGCCATTCGGCTCTGTCCGGGACGTCTTTTGGTCGCGAACCAGAATGCCGCCAGGGGAATGATGATCCATTGCAGCATCGGACTGAGCCCGGCATCGATGCCAGGGATAACCGGCATCAAATCCCGATAGGCCCATGCCTGCCGCACCTCGATATTGAGCCATTCGCTGAACACCGTGTAGCCAAGCCCGAGCGCCACCGTCAGCACGACGACCCGGCCTGTTCGTACGGTTGGCCAGGCCGGAGTGCCGACGGAAAACAGTGCCAGCATGACCGCGCTCAGCGCGATCAAGATGTCGCCGCCCGTGCAATGCACGGCGGCGAACACGATCTCACTCGCCGACCCTGTTTCCCACAGCGTATAGAGCGGCATGTGAGCGAACTCCCAGACGAGGTTCGCGGCGGCGACAAAGATGATGTATCGCCGCAGCGCCGAAAGCCATTCGACGGGACCTGCGGCGCGAACAGGCTCTTCGCTTGAATGCGCTGCCGTCATCGGAATAGCTCCTTGACGCTGTCCCACCAGCCCGTCTCCGCCGGCCTCGACGGGCGAGAGGGGGCGTTGGTCAGGCCGTTGATGTAAAGCACCAGGTTCAGGGGCTCGAAGCGCAGGCCATGGAACTTGGCGGCGAACCGCCCGTCACGGTCGATCACATGCGTGACGACGCCATGCATCTGCTGGCCGTCATCAAGCGGCTCGAACTTGACGTTATAGGTCTCCGAGAGGGTTCGCGTCGCGTCCTCGGTATCGCCTGGGCGTCGGGTGAGAAACATCCAGTTGTTCGGGGCGAGGCCATGCGCCTCGCCATAGCTCCTCATGACATCGGGCGTATCTACCTCGGGATCGGTCGTCACCGTGATGAACTGGACCATGTCCTTCATCGGCGTGACGTTGATCTTCGACTGAACGTCCGCGATCAGGGCGGAGTGCAGCGGGCAGACATCGGCGCAGCCTGCGAAGATGAAGTTGAGCACAACGATCCTGTCGGTGAAGTCTGACAAGCGAACCACTTTCCCATCAGCATCGGCCAGTTCGAACGGCGGCACCGGGCTGTCAATGGCCTGAAAGAACTGTTCCTTGCTGCCCATGACCTTGTCGAGGTCGGCGCCGGGATGATGCGCCGCAGCCGGCATAGCATAGGCAAGCATGGCAATCAGCAATGCGGTCAGTCGTGCAAAATGCATGTCGTCTCCCTGAAATATCCGCCCGTTCGGCGCTGGCTGTCTGCGCTGTCATTCCCGGCGGCTGTGTGACTGAGGCCCGACGCCTGCCTTGCCGTGGGTTGAGCATGACTTTGTTCCGCCGCCGCGCATGCAGAGGCCTAGCGCGCACATGGCGGCGCAGGGGGCGAGGCTGAGCAGGATCGGCGCGACGCCCACAGCCGTCAGCCAGCCCCAGTTGAGGGCAAGCCCGGCGCCCAGGACTCCGGTGCCTGCAACCAAGACGATCCGGCGAGGCGTCATCCAGGGCGGCCTTGCCGATGACGGTATCGGACGGGAATCTTCCATGGCTTTCTGTTCACCAATCATTGTCTTGGTTCCTTTCCTGTATGTTCGGCAATGACGCTCTCGAAGTAGGCGACCATCTCCGCCGTGTCCCATACGGCCGGTCCGATCAGCCGGCCGAGTTCCCGACCGTCCGGCCCGATGAGCAGTGTCGCCGGGAGGCCGAATATTTTGAGGTCACGCGATACCTTCATTGTCTCGTCGATGAAGATGCCTAGATGCCGGATGCGGATCTCATCGAAGAACCGGCGGACGACACCGGCGCCAGCACGGTCTATCGACAGCGTCACGACCTGGAAGCGCTCGCTGCCGAGCGTTGCCTGAAGCCGGTCCAGTGTCGGCATTTCATGACGGCAGGGGGCGCACCAGGTGGCCCAGACGTTAAGAAGGACGACCTTGCCGCGCCAGCGGTCGAGCGTGAGGGGGGTGCCGTGTTCGTCTGCAAACGAGATCGCGGGGAGCGGCACCGGCGTGTCGTGCTGCGGGACGGCATTCGGCCCTTCCGCCATCGCGGCGGTCGAGAATACCAGCCCCAGCACGAACCCGAACGCGGGCAAGGAATTCATCAGCTTGCCTCCTTTTCGCGGCTCATCGTGGCCTGGTGCTGCCGCTCGCGCTCGGGCCAGGTGCTCTTGATGAAGTCCAGGACCGCACGGATGTCGTCGTCGGAGAGCACCTCGTTGAAGCCAGGCATGTCGCTCTCGTAGCTGCCACCGACGACGACGGCAGGCCCTTCTTTGGTGATGCGGAACAGCACGTCATCGGGGTGATGCCAGGTGTGCCCGGACGCGTCATGAGGCGGTGCGGGTAAGCGACCGGACGGCAGGCGACGCTTCCAGTCCGGCTGGCCTTCGAGCTTCGCGCCATGGCAGGAGGCGCAGTTGGTGGCGTAGATATCCGCTCCGCGTTCGAGCTGTTCGGCAGTCCGCACGACCGAGCCGCTCTGGCCAAGTCCGACCCAGAGCAGCCCGGCCACGACGCATCCGCCGAGCAGTATCGCGGCGCCGAGACCGGCGCGCTTCATCGACGGCTACCTCCGAAAAGATATTTTACCAGCGCCGCGATTCCGAGGATGAGCAGGACGATCACGAGCAGCCATATGAGGCCCATGCCCCACATCATCATGCCGCCCATGCCTTCCATCATGCCCATACCCATGCCGGTCGGTGCGTTATTCATTGGAAACTCTCCTTATTCGACCGCGTAGATGGAAGGCTTGTCTTCGCCCACGGTGTAGATCATGAAGGCCTCGGTCTTGGTACCACTCATGCCGGGCGAGCCCATCGGCATGCCGGGCAGGGTTACACCTTTGATGTTGGGCTGCTCGCTCAACAGCCGGTTGACCATCGTGACGGGCACATGGCCACTCACCACATAGCCGTCGATCAAGGCGAGGTGGCAGCCCTGGAAGTCATCCGGAATGCCGGCTTCGCGACTCATGGTGACGAGCTCGTGGGTCGGCTTGACGGTGACAGTGAAGCCGTTGTCGCGCAGATAGTCGGCATAGGCTTCGCAGCAGCCGCATTGCGGGTTCTTGTAGAGGGTCACCTCCTCGGCGATCGCAAAAGATATGTTCGTGAAATAAACACCTACACCCAGCACAACGGTCGCGAGGGCGGCGGCAATAGGGTTACGCATGGTGGCTCTCCTTGATTCCGTGGATCAGGCAACGCGGATGACACCCATCATCCCGCCCGCCTGGTGTTCGAGGATGTGGCAGTGGAACATCCAATCGCCGGGATTGTCGGCGACGAAGGCGATCTCGACCCTTTCTCTCGGTGCGATCAGCACCGTGTCCTGCCATTCGCGGTGACGTGTCGGTTCGCCGTTGCGCGAGATCACGCGGAAGGAATGGCCGTGCAGGTGGATCGGGTGGTGCCAGGCCGTCGCATTGGTCATGGCGATCACATGGCTGCCATCGCGTTCGAGGGTCAGCATCGGGTCGAGGACATGGCCTTCAGCGGCCTTGCCATTCACGAACCAGATGCCCTGCCTGTGCATCATCCCCATCATGCCGCCGCCCATGCCAGCCCGGCTGCCTTCGCCCATGCTGCCGCCCATCTCTGCCATTACCATTCCGCCCATCATGCCGCCGTTGAAGATCACCTCATGGCGATGCGCTCCGGCGAGATCGGGTTCGGGCAAAGGATTGGCGGGCAGGGAAATGGGCCAGTCGGGCGTGGTGTCCCTAAGCGGCGTCTCATCGTAGGCGAGGTCGACCAGTCGGTATTCGAGATTCCGGTAGAACCGGTCGATAACCGAGACGCGGCTGCCCGGCTTGCCGGTCATGTCGAGCATGATGTCGGCCCGCATGGCAGGCCCGAGCACGACGAGACCGCCGGCGGGCGCATGCGGCGTTATCGGCTGGCCGTCGAGCGCGATGACTGTCGGTGTGTGGCCCTGGAAGTCGAGGCCAAAAATGCGCGCGTTTGCGGCATTGATAAGCCTTAGCCGGATACGCTCGCCGTTGCGCACCGGAAGCACGTCCGGCACGCGGCCGTTGATGGTTACGGTGTTGCCGACCCGGCCACTATGACTCATGTCATGGCCGTTGCCGAAATCGTCGCTGATCTCAGCAGACTTTGTGAGCCGCCAGTCGTCGAGTACCCAGACAAGCTCCCGGTCGATTCTTGGCGGTTCGGGCTCTTCGACAATCAGCGGCCCGTAGAGCCCTCGCCCGACCTGCTCGAAACTGCGTTGATGCGGGTGGTACCAGAAGGTACCGGCGTCGACCGCATCGAACTCGTAGACGAAGCTCCCGCCCGGCGCAATCGGCGGCTGGTTGAGATGCGGGACGCCATCCATGGCGTTCGGCACCCTGAGCCCATGCCAGTGGACGGTGGTCTCTTCGGCGAGGCCATTCTCGACAGCGATCCGGAGGCGTTCGCCCTGTCGCACGCGGATTTGTTGCCCAGGGACGGTTCCGTTATAGCACCAGGCTGGCGTCTCGCCGTGCGGCTCCGGTACGAGTCGCACCAGCCCTGGCGCAGCCTGCAATGAAAATTCTCGGACACCCGCCGCCTGTGCAGGTGACGAGAGGAACGCGGGCATTCCGAGGCTGGCTGCGCCAGCCGCGCATGTTTTCAGCAGGGTCCGACGCGACAGCGCCGATTTGATGATTGATGACATCGTTTTGCTCTCATCTGATTTCCGCTTTGCTTCAGATGCGCAGACACAGTCAGCGCATGAATTGAGCAGCGACTACGCGCGATTGCACGGGAAGTGCAACAGGGCGAAGCGGCCGGAGCACACCCCGACCGGCGTCCGATCAGATGAGAGTACGGGGAGGGTAGGGTTCGGGCGGACCTGTCCGGCCGACAAGGTCATAAAAGGCGCTTGCCGACGGGGACATACCGATCACCGCAGGCACACTGACTTCCAGATTAAGATTGGCCAGAATCGGAGCGACGCAGACCATGTCGCAGTCAATCCCGCCATTGTTGTCACCGCTGTCG
It encodes:
- a CDS encoding disulfide bond formation protein B, with the translated sequence MTTPKDRPIGSIGWSCLFGAWLIALAATLGAVYIGEIFGLTPCQLCWYQRIAMFPLALILGVACLRNDAGVGCYALPLALAGGGVALWHSLLYVGWPPTSIEPCQAGVSCTGAGMTFMELPLPMLSLGAFLAISVLLLAGKRKSQ
- the lspA gene encoding signal peptidase II, which encodes MLKRVSIVATIAAFALLVDQATKWLVLTKLAGQARVIEITNFLNIVVGFNTGVSFGMFGGIFEGRPLLLVLLTLGITLSILIWALKTHTAGERSALALIVGGSLGNVIDRWRQGAVTDFIDFHWGDWHWPTFNGADVFIVAGALMMFAQALRSERTEGQ
- a CDS encoding MerR family transcriptional regulator; this translates as MYSIGQVALETGVKVPTIRYYEQIGLLPEPHRSAGRQRLYPLRTVERLAFIRHARQLGFSLPAIRDLLSLSDQPDRPCEAADAIAVEQLDQVEQRLRQLQALKQELSRMIAQCRGGSISECRIIEVLSDHSQCAAESHAAPGDRF
- a CDS encoding cytochrome c biogenesis CcdA family protein, translated to MFELSGIGIAAAFVAGTISFVSPCVLPLVPGYVSYVAGQTASGNDRDANGRRQAIVMSLYFVLGFSTIFMILGASATALGQMLLSYRYELNLVGGGIIILFGLFMIGMVRIAMMQREARFHLSITAGQPLSAYVIGLAFGFGWTPCIGPILGAILTASAATATVGEGVVLLAIYSAGLGVPFVLAAAFTDRLIWRLRAIGRIGRRLHQIAGLLMVAMGVAMVTGQLSALSYWLLDAFPILATVG
- a CDS encoding SCO family protein, encoding MHFARLTALLIAMLAYAMPAAAHHPGADLDKVMGSKEQFFQAIDSPVPPFELADADGKVVRLSDFTDRIVVLNFIFAGCADVCPLHSALIADVQSKINVTPMKDMVQFITVTTDPEVDTPDVMRSYGEAHGLAPNNWMFLTRRPGDTEDATRTLSETYNVKFEPLDDGQQMHGVVTHVIDRDGRFAAKFHGLRFEPLNLVLYINGLTNAPSRPSRPAETGWWDSVKELFR
- a CDS encoding TlpA family protein disulfide reductase, with protein sequence MNSLPAFGFVLGLVFSTAAMAEGPNAVPQHDTPVPLPAISFADEHGTPLTLDRWRGKVVLLNVWATWCAPCRHEMPTLDRLQATLGSERFQVVTLSIDRAGAGVVRRFFDEIRIRHLGIFIDETMKVSRDLKIFGLPATLLIGPDGRELGRLIGPAVWDTAEMVAYFESVIAEHTGKEPRQ
- a CDS encoding c-type cytochrome yields the protein MKRAGLGAAILLGGCVVAGLLWVGLGQSGSVVRTAEQLERGADIYATNCASCHGAKLEGQPDWKRRLPSGRLPAPPHDASGHTWHHPDDVLFRITKEGPAVVVGGSYESDMPGFNEVLSDDDIRAVLDFIKSTWPERERQHQATMSREKEAS
- a CDS encoding DUF411 domain-containing protein is translated as MRNPIAAALATVVLGVGVYFTNISFAIAEEVTLYKNPQCGCCEAYADYLRDNGFTVTVKPTHELVTMSREAGIPDDFQGCHLALIDGYVVSGHVPVTMVNRLLSEQPNIKGVTLPGMPMGSPGMSGTKTEAFMIYTVGEDKPSIYAVE
- a CDS encoding multicopper oxidase family protein; its protein translation is MSSIIKSALSRRTLLKTCAAGAASLGMPAFLSSPAQAAGVREFSLQAAPGLVRLVPEPHGETPAWCYNGTVPGQQIRVRQGERLRIAVENGLAEETTVHWHGLRVPNAMDGVPHLNQPPIAPGGSFVYEFDAVDAGTFWYHPHQRSFEQVGRGLYGPLIVEEPEPPRIDRELVWVLDDWRLTKSAEISDDFGNGHDMSHSGRVGNTVTINGRVPDVLPVRNGERIRLRLINAANARIFGLDFQGHTPTVIALDGQPITPHAPAGGLVVLGPAMRADIMLDMTGKPGSRVSVIDRFYRNLEYRLVDLAYDETPLRDTTPDWPISLPANPLPEPDLAGAHRHEVIFNGGMMGGMVMAEMGGSMGEGSRAGMGGGMMGMMHRQGIWFVNGKAAEGHVLDPMLTLERDGSHVIAMTNATAWHHPIHLHGHSFRVISRNGEPTRHREWQDTVLIAPRERVEIAFVADNPGDWMFHCHILEHQAGGMMGVIRVA